A region from the Oncorhynchus tshawytscha isolate Ot180627B linkage group LG26, Otsh_v2.0, whole genome shotgun sequence genome encodes:
- the LOC112225517 gene encoding TSC22 domain family protein 1 isoform X3 codes for MNTPCYTTVAMDLGVCQLRNFSISFLSSLLSADSSPVRLDNSSSGASVVAIDNKIEQAMDLVKSHLMYAVREEVEVLKEQIKELIERNSQLEQENSLLKTLASPEQMAQFQAQTQAGSPPTSTQPPTQTQAPALPPTQLQPTSHNSGPSA; via the exons ATGAATACTCCGTGCTATACAACAGTGGCGATGGATCTCGGTGTTTGCCAGTTAAGGAATTTTTCTATTTCGTTTTTATCTTCGTTGCTGAGCGCGGATAGTTCGCCTGTCAGGCTCGACAATAG TTCGTCAGGAGCCAGTGTGGTGGCCATAGACAACAAAATCGAACAGGCTATG GACCTGGTGAAGAGCCACCTGATGTACGCAGTGAGGGAGGAAGTGGAGGTTCTGAAGGAGCAGATCAAGGAGCTGATTGAGAGGAACTCGCAGCTTGAGCAGGAGAACAGCCTTCTAAAGACCCTGGCCAGCCCAGAGCAGATGGCTCAATTCCAGGCTCAGACCCAGGCGggctcccctcccacctccacaCAGCCACCGACCCAGACCCAGGCACCAGCCCTACCCCCAACCCAACTGCAGCCAACCTCACACAACTCTGGACCCTCCGCATAG